Proteins encoded together in one Labrus bergylta chromosome 20, fLabBer1.1, whole genome shotgun sequence window:
- the thtpa gene encoding thiamine-triphosphatase isoform X1, producing MSFQMSVEVERKFLCNADILKTLEETEVTCVGQHQFKDQYFDSPNFDLTLKDMWLRKRKECWELKSPTAEETSGEQSKSAALCTRYKEITNLPEIQLRVKEVLKDVCEDTEKSSSMENESWHSKMNLACFAEFTTVRRSFILEDGVRIDLDQADFGYHVGEIEVLVPEEGDVQSALEKIERTARKLGLAGDQRVEGKMSVYLKRNNPEHYAKLLRAHVL from the exons ATGTCATTTCAGATGAGTGTGGAAGTGGAAAGAAAGTTTCTGTGCAATGCTGACATTCTGAAAACACTGGAAGAGACTGAGG TAACATGTGTTGGCCAGCACCAGTTTAAGGACCAGTACTTTGACAGCCCCAACTTTGACCTGACTTTGAAAGACATGTGGCTGCGTAAACGTAAAGAATGCTGGGAACTCAAGAGCCCGACAGCAGAGGAGACAAGTGGAGAACAATCCAAATCAGCAGCCCTGTGTACTCGCTACAAGGAGATAACCAATCTGCCTGAAATTCAACTGCGAGTCAAAGAGGTCTTAAAAGATGTTTGTGAAGACACAGAGAAATCCTCTTCAATGGAGAACGAGTCTTGGCATAGCAAAATGAATCTGGCGTGCTTTGCAGAGTTTACAACGGTGCGCCGGTCGTTCATTTTAGAGGACGGAGTGCGCATAGATCTTGACCAGGCTGACTTTGGCTACCATGTGGGAGAAATAGAGGTCCTCGTTCCAGAGGAAGGGGATGTGCAGTCTGCCCTGGAGAAGATTGAAAGAACAGCTAGAAAGCTTG GTCTGGCTGGAGATCAGCGAGTCGAGGGGAAAATGAGTGTTTACCTCAAGAGAAATAATCCGGAGCATTATGCAAAACTACTGAGAGCACACGTTTTGTGA
- the zfhx2 gene encoding zinc finger homeobox protein 4 isoform X2, translating to MQEESGETVGSESNREAEWLCPLCQKGQIDRSSLSLHLTEQHSVLQSCVDRLLDIAVLKQATKGGEEKYAPKFADAASSQLKNTEDVTSDLCQSGESADATQMLGDTEMEEERIIEQEGGEAELGPEEEGNPPKRAKQQNATGNTEIPDPSEKSVGKNGAENNSRFKCNACLETFSSRTALSVHYNSAAHIQRMTTGSSKQASENETHALSVPVLSRPYISNKPYQCAVCRVSYNHAITLESHMKSVLHQSRSRNAGIVANAANNAVATASLGGSTTTVVTTSGSGTSQLVNTTNCAAPGTLMVTAASDREQLPTSQVAPSLLTSPVASAQAVSAFLTLLTSSPSTLSHSLLPSLFAAGAAPGATVPQLVPQPQMVLPLILNGLQAQTQQHQENQQGQLLTQCVPFVGLSTAQQALLTQRLNSLQNQWPSAGVPTNTQHCLEGQNETMKTKKEQETQEMDGTAEEKVSDQTKDKKNCTTEKDDEVKEFAQCPNKESKVKVENDDDQKAHMDSTTDGETSTNQLDLEGDKAACLNLSPVETERSLRNKNLSPSASVPSNSSLSPIHLNLTLSPDSTPQKSQSSTSPCGSLGTPKSSPSTNALTNKQTRPHCYTKGSMYIDLPTLTEFQMEVLWAFFESRSEADAASPPHEDCEALGREVGLSEEEVRRWLSQARNAKQKQRETENLQGLAGLMRHAQSSDNDFDDEERSLVIAEGEDDAEASGSQAIDLSSTRGKHRHRYLGREGQGDSCLTSDSENEVYTSVIVSDEESQNGSAREGPESPVKDEAQWEVHSNKGSVGGKVLRSTTVFLSDAEDEYEDEEGEGDQRSQRKKRKGEFEHDEVEVKKERQDPDVDLELEAQADPPNSLSHTMDHTEIQSIGIHSLPLSLAPFSAQFLSPYVLSLAPSMVGDRSKTPIFSNPPTITRFSSSLLSQSFSSNNQTSHYLSNGGDCESALDLSIGKNNSKYASSSSSLADKIAAQKGQLLDGLGLRPTSKGLVVVQVKPESINAMSSSNSSMTLVNCNNMTKSSIYMRAAEKMNATLLEREREKEREKEREQEQQQRKSKGKRYRDMRRSRTIIQAEQLDILYGCYFKDPNPGKHEFEQISEWVHLPKKVVQIWFQNMRARERKGEVRFISDGTLAAVGKPLIKFTWPLSKPIFSNKPPQNNTGCITTTPIVRTLIKTEREPVKELGKPATLKKIAPVPIKPKEIVSSTTVSSVSSSACAVPKTKLETTSNATMVKVAPKVSAPVLLASPKDPIPIAPRPAQKRKVEEESEEEKTDEERDDEDEMGPGPGTTNRMVPKLPTTPINNRPNASNVVTQKHNGLNYWTSKAPIKINTISREQLALPTHTPPRTIPPPPTPSIAPVSPNTPCSGKVAIPPTPVISKPSPSESSFLPHSSSRRPRTHLSCLQLSILQSCYETCAHPNAMECEAIGNELNLPLKVVQIWFQNTRAKEKRWRLQQEKISPLSGGKVDMSSGSYLQYNALKANRPILPKPVQLTVNDTPASPVAGQTVQKETLTGRCEACNVSFESRAAARAHVFSSRHLATLRTTNFGQPSTLVNKNGTSNGGPGSAVQGSQVSHSTPVSSTGSSSIGEMVIEAPTPKATSS from the exons ATGCAG GAGGAGTCTGGAGAGACAGTAGGCAGTGAAAGCAATCGGGAGGCCGAGTGGCTGTGCCCCCTGTGCCAAAAAGGACAAATTGACAGATCTTCCCTGTCTCTTCATCTCACTGAGCAACACAGTGTGCTTCAATCCTGTGTTGACAGACTGCTGGACATT gCTGTTCTGAAACAGGCCACCaagggaggagaagaaaagtaTGCACCCAAGTTTGCAG ATGCTGCATCCTCACAACTGAAGAACACCGAAGACGTCACTTCAGACCTCTGCCAATCTGGTGAGAGTGCAGACGCTACCCAGATGCTTGGAGACacagagatggaggaagagagaatAATAGAACAGGAGGGAGGTGAAGCTGAACTAGGGCCAGAAGAAGAGGGAAATCCACCTAAAAGAGCCAAACAGCAAAATGCAACTGGAAACACGGAAATCCCAGACCCCAGTGAAAAGTCAGTTGGTAAAAATGGTGCTGAGAATAACTCCCGGTTCAAATGCAATGCTTGCCTAGAAACGTTTTCCAGCAGAACTGCTTTGAGTGTGCATTACAACTCTGCAGCCCATATTCAGAGGATGACAACAGGCTCTTCAAAACAAGCCAGTGAAAATGAGACTCATGCACTCTCAGTTCCTGTCCTGTCTCGGCCATATATATCAAACAAACCCTACCAGTGTGCTGTATGTCGAGTCTCTTACAATCATGCCATCACCCTGGAGAGCCATATGAAATCTGTCTTGCACCAGTCCCGCAGCAGAAATGCTGGCATTGTTGCAAATGCTGCAAACAACGCAGTAGCCACTGCAAGTCTGGGAGGTAGCACCACAACTGTAGTGACCACGTCTGGAAGTGGAACTAGCCAGTTAGTCAACACCACCAACTGTGCTGCTCCTGGGACACTGATGGTGACTGCGGCATCAGACAGAGAGCAGCTCCCAACttcccaagttgctccctcccTACTTACCTCCCCTGTGGCCTCAGCTCAGGCGGTTTCAGCATTTCTCACCCTACTCACATCTAGTCCAAGCACCCTCTCAcactccctccttccttccctcttTGCGGCCGGTGCTGCTCCTGGTGCCACCGTGCCTCAGCTTGTGCCTCAGCCTCAAATGGTCTTGCCCTTGATCTTAAATGGGCTCCAAGCCCAAACCCAGCAGCATCAAGAAAACCAGCAAGGCCAGCTCCTTACCCAGTGTGTGCCATTTGTAGGTCTCAGTACAGCCCAGCAAGCTCTTCTAACCCAAAGACTTAACAGCTTACAGAACCAGTGGCCATCTGCAGGAgtcccaacaaacacacagcactgcCTTGAAGGGCAAAACGAGACTATGAAGACTAAGAAAGAACAAGAAACGCAGGAGATGGatgggacagctgaagagaaggTCTCAGATCAGACCAAGGACAAGAAGAACTGTACTACAGAGAAGGATGATGAGGTTAAAGAATTTGCACAGTGTCCTAATAAAGAAAGCAAAGTAAAGGTTGAGAATGATGATGACCAGAAAGCACATATGGATAGCACAACAGATGGTGAAACTTCAACTAATCAGTTGGACCTGGAAGGTGATAAAGCAGCTTGCCTCAACCTCTCCCCGGTGGAAACAGAGAGGAGCCTCCGGAATAAGAACCTCTCGCCTTCTGCATCAGTGCCCAGCAACTCAAGCCTCAGTCCAATACATTTAAACCTTACACTTAGCCCTGATTCTACTCCTCAAAAATCCCAATCTAGCACTAGCCCTTGTGGCTCTCTTGGAACCCCAAAATCCAGCCCAAGTACAAATGCCttaaccaacaaacaaacccgACCCCATTGTTATACAAAGGGATCCATGTATATAGACCTTCCAACACTGACAGAGTTCCAGATGGAAGTTCTTTGGGCATTCTTTGAATCACGTAGTGAGGCTGATGCTGCAAGTCCACCACATGAGGACTGTGAGGCCCTTGGTCGAGAGGTTGGGTTGTCTGAGGAAGAGGTACGTAGGTGGTTGAGCCAGGCCCGAAATgctaaacagaaacagagagagacagagaatcTACAAGGTTTGGCAGGACTTATGAGGCATGCCCAAAGTTCTGACAATGACTTTGATGACGAAGAAAGGTCACTGGTTATTGCAGAAGGCGAGGATGATGCTGAAGCATCTGGTAGTCAGGCAATAGACTTGTCCAGTACACGAGGCAAACATAGACATAGATATTTGGGAAGGGAGGGTCAGGGAGATTCCTGTCTAACGTCCGACTCAGAAAACGAGGTATATACCTCTGTCATTGTGTCTGATGAGGAAAGTCAGAATGGGTCGGCAAGGGAGGGTCCTGAAAGCCCAGTTAAAGATGAAGCTCAGTGGGAGGTCCATAGTAATAAGGGGTCAGTTGGAGGAAAGGTCCTTCGCTCCACTacagtttttctctctgatGCAGAGGATGAATatgaagatgaagaaggagaaggggaTCAGAGGTCCCAGAGGAAAAAGCGGAAGGGGGAGTTTGAGCATGATGAGGTGGAGGTTAAAAAGGAAAGACAGGACCCGGATGTTGATCTGGAGTTGGAGGCCCAAGCAGATCCTCCAAATTCCCTCTCCCACACCATGGACCACACTGAGATCCAATCTATTGGTATCCACTCACTTCCACTGTCCCTTGCTCCCTTTTCTGCCCAGTTCCTCAGCCCCTATGTCCTCTCGCTTGCTCCTTCAATGGTTGGAGATAGGAGCAAGACACCGATCTTTTCGAACCCACCAACTATCACACGCTTCTCCAGTTCTCTTCTTTCGCAGTCTTTTTCCTCCAACAACCAAACTTCTCACTACTTGTCTAATGGTGGTGACTGTGAGTCAGCTCTGGATCTCAGTATAGggaaaaacaactcaaaatatgcttcctcctcatcctctctggCTGACAAAATTGCAGCACAAAAGGGACAGTTGCTTGATGGACTTGGCCTAAGGCCTACATCTAAAGGTCTGGTAGTTGTCCAGGTGAAGCCAGAATCTATTAATGCCATGTCCTCCTCTAACAGCAGTATGACTCTAGTTAACTGCAACAACATGACAAAGTCTAGTATTTACatgagagcagcagagaaaatgaatgCTACACTATTGGAAAGAGAgcgagaaaaggagagagagaaggagagggagcaggagcagcagcagaggaagtCAAAAGGAAAAAGGTATCGGGATATGCGACGTTCAAGAACCATCATTCAAGCTGAACAACTTGACATTCTGTATGGCTGCTATTTCAAGGACCCAAACCCTGGGAAACATGAGTTTGAACAGATTTCAGAGTGGGTGCACCTTCCAAAGAAGGTTGTTCAGATTTGGTTCCAGAACATGAGGGCAAGAGAACGTAAAGGTGAGGTCCGATTCATCAGTGATGGGACCCTAGCAGCAGTTGGCAAACCTCTTATTAAGTTTACCTGGCCTCTTTCCAAACCGATATTCTCGAACAAGCCACCTCAAAATAATACTGGTTGCATCACAACAACACCAATTGTGCGCACACTCAttaagacagaaagagagccTGTGAAGGAGCTGGGCAAACCTGCTACGCTGAAAAAAATAGCCCCAGTCCCCATCAAGCCAAAGGAAATTGTGTCTTCTACCACAGTCTCTTCTGTGAGCAGCAGTGCGTGTGCAGTGCCAAAGACCAAACTTGAAACCACCAGCAATGCCACTATGGTCAAAGTTGCACCAAAAGTCAGCGCCCCTGTCCTTTTAGCATCACCCAAGGACCCAATCCCCATTGCACCAAGACCTGCCCAGAAAAGAAAGGTAGAAGAGGagagtgaggaagaaaagacTGATGAGGAGAGAGACGATGAAGATGAGATGGGTCCTGGACCAGGGACCACCAACCGTATGGTGCCCAAACTGCCCACAACACCCATCAATAATAGGCCAAATGCTTCAAATGTGgtcacacaaaaacataatgGGCTCAACTACTGGACCTCCAAAGCCCCAATTAAGATCAACACTATTTCAAGAGAACAACTGGctctccccacacacacacctcctcgtaccatcccccctcctcccaccccCAGCATTGCGCCAGTCAGCCCAAATACCCCATGCTCTGGCAAAGTGgccatcccccccacccccgtcATATCTAAACCAAGCCCATCTGAAAGCAGCTTTCTTCCCCATTCATCTAGCCGCAGACCACGCACACACCTGTCCTGCCTACAGCTGTCCATTCTGCAGTCCTGTTATGAGACCTGTGCCCACCCTAATGCCATGGAGTGTGAGGCCATCGGCAATGAGCTCAATCTGCCGCTCAAGGTGGTTCAGATTTGGTTCCAAAACACCAGAGCCAAGGAGAAGCGCTGGAGGCTGCAGCAAGAGAAAATT TCTCCTCTGTCAGGTGGGAAGGTGGACATGAGTTCAGGAAGTTACCTGCAGTACAACGCTCTCAAAGCAAATCGGCCCATCCTGCCCAAACCGGTTCAGCTGACAGTTAATGACACTCCAGCTTCCCCAGTGGCCGGCCAGACAGTGCAAAAGGAGACCCTGACAGGCCGCTGTGAAGCCTGCAATGTCTCATTTGAATCTCGAGCTGCAGCGAGGGCCCATGTCTTCTCCTCACGTCATCTGGCAACCCTGAGAACAACAAATTTTGGCCAACCCTCAACGCTTGTCAACAAGAATGGAACGAGTAATGGTGGACCTGGCAGTGCTGTGCAAGGATCACAGGTCTCTCATTCTACTCCAGTGTCAAGTACTGGTTCTAGTTCCATAGGGGAGATGGTTATTGAGGCACCTACACCGAAAGCTACCAGCAGCTAG
- the thtpa gene encoding thiamine-triphosphatase isoform X2, with product MSVEVERKFLCNADILKTLEETEVTCVGQHQFKDQYFDSPNFDLTLKDMWLRKRKECWELKSPTAEETSGEQSKSAALCTRYKEITNLPEIQLRVKEVLKDVCEDTEKSSSMENESWHSKMNLACFAEFTTVRRSFILEDGVRIDLDQADFGYHVGEIEVLVPEEGDVQSALEKIERTARKLGLAGDQRVEGKMSVYLKRNNPEHYAKLLRAHVL from the exons ATGAGTGTGGAAGTGGAAAGAAAGTTTCTGTGCAATGCTGACATTCTGAAAACACTGGAAGAGACTGAGG TAACATGTGTTGGCCAGCACCAGTTTAAGGACCAGTACTTTGACAGCCCCAACTTTGACCTGACTTTGAAAGACATGTGGCTGCGTAAACGTAAAGAATGCTGGGAACTCAAGAGCCCGACAGCAGAGGAGACAAGTGGAGAACAATCCAAATCAGCAGCCCTGTGTACTCGCTACAAGGAGATAACCAATCTGCCTGAAATTCAACTGCGAGTCAAAGAGGTCTTAAAAGATGTTTGTGAAGACACAGAGAAATCCTCTTCAATGGAGAACGAGTCTTGGCATAGCAAAATGAATCTGGCGTGCTTTGCAGAGTTTACAACGGTGCGCCGGTCGTTCATTTTAGAGGACGGAGTGCGCATAGATCTTGACCAGGCTGACTTTGGCTACCATGTGGGAGAAATAGAGGTCCTCGTTCCAGAGGAAGGGGATGTGCAGTCTGCCCTGGAGAAGATTGAAAGAACAGCTAGAAAGCTTG GTCTGGCTGGAGATCAGCGAGTCGAGGGGAAAATGAGTGTTTACCTCAAGAGAAATAATCCGGAGCATTATGCAAAACTACTGAGAGCACACGTTTTGTGA
- the zfhx2 gene encoding zinc finger homeobox protein 4 isoform X1, producing MPGLQPTIRGEESGETVGSESNREAEWLCPLCQKGQIDRSSLSLHLTEQHSVLQSCVDRLLDIAVLKQATKGGEEKYAPKFADAASSQLKNTEDVTSDLCQSGESADATQMLGDTEMEEERIIEQEGGEAELGPEEEGNPPKRAKQQNATGNTEIPDPSEKSVGKNGAENNSRFKCNACLETFSSRTALSVHYNSAAHIQRMTTGSSKQASENETHALSVPVLSRPYISNKPYQCAVCRVSYNHAITLESHMKSVLHQSRSRNAGIVANAANNAVATASLGGSTTTVVTTSGSGTSQLVNTTNCAAPGTLMVTAASDREQLPTSQVAPSLLTSPVASAQAVSAFLTLLTSSPSTLSHSLLPSLFAAGAAPGATVPQLVPQPQMVLPLILNGLQAQTQQHQENQQGQLLTQCVPFVGLSTAQQALLTQRLNSLQNQWPSAGVPTNTQHCLEGQNETMKTKKEQETQEMDGTAEEKVSDQTKDKKNCTTEKDDEVKEFAQCPNKESKVKVENDDDQKAHMDSTTDGETSTNQLDLEGDKAACLNLSPVETERSLRNKNLSPSASVPSNSSLSPIHLNLTLSPDSTPQKSQSSTSPCGSLGTPKSSPSTNALTNKQTRPHCYTKGSMYIDLPTLTEFQMEVLWAFFESRSEADAASPPHEDCEALGREVGLSEEEVRRWLSQARNAKQKQRETENLQGLAGLMRHAQSSDNDFDDEERSLVIAEGEDDAEASGSQAIDLSSTRGKHRHRYLGREGQGDSCLTSDSENEVYTSVIVSDEESQNGSAREGPESPVKDEAQWEVHSNKGSVGGKVLRSTTVFLSDAEDEYEDEEGEGDQRSQRKKRKGEFEHDEVEVKKERQDPDVDLELEAQADPPNSLSHTMDHTEIQSIGIHSLPLSLAPFSAQFLSPYVLSLAPSMVGDRSKTPIFSNPPTITRFSSSLLSQSFSSNNQTSHYLSNGGDCESALDLSIGKNNSKYASSSSSLADKIAAQKGQLLDGLGLRPTSKGLVVVQVKPESINAMSSSNSSMTLVNCNNMTKSSIYMRAAEKMNATLLEREREKEREKEREQEQQQRKSKGKRYRDMRRSRTIIQAEQLDILYGCYFKDPNPGKHEFEQISEWVHLPKKVVQIWFQNMRARERKGEVRFISDGTLAAVGKPLIKFTWPLSKPIFSNKPPQNNTGCITTTPIVRTLIKTEREPVKELGKPATLKKIAPVPIKPKEIVSSTTVSSVSSSACAVPKTKLETTSNATMVKVAPKVSAPVLLASPKDPIPIAPRPAQKRKVEEESEEEKTDEERDDEDEMGPGPGTTNRMVPKLPTTPINNRPNASNVVTQKHNGLNYWTSKAPIKINTISREQLALPTHTPPRTIPPPPTPSIAPVSPNTPCSGKVAIPPTPVISKPSPSESSFLPHSSSRRPRTHLSCLQLSILQSCYETCAHPNAMECEAIGNELNLPLKVVQIWFQNTRAKEKRWRLQQEKISPLSGGKVDMSSGSYLQYNALKANRPILPKPVQLTVNDTPASPVAGQTVQKETLTGRCEACNVSFESRAAARAHVFSSRHLATLRTTNFGQPSTLVNKNGTSNGGPGSAVQGSQVSHSTPVSSTGSSSIGEMVIEAPTPKATSS from the exons ATGCCCGGTTTGCAGCCCACAATCAGAGGG GAGGAGTCTGGAGAGACAGTAGGCAGTGAAAGCAATCGGGAGGCCGAGTGGCTGTGCCCCCTGTGCCAAAAAGGACAAATTGACAGATCTTCCCTGTCTCTTCATCTCACTGAGCAACACAGTGTGCTTCAATCCTGTGTTGACAGACTGCTGGACATT gCTGTTCTGAAACAGGCCACCaagggaggagaagaaaagtaTGCACCCAAGTTTGCAG ATGCTGCATCCTCACAACTGAAGAACACCGAAGACGTCACTTCAGACCTCTGCCAATCTGGTGAGAGTGCAGACGCTACCCAGATGCTTGGAGACacagagatggaggaagagagaatAATAGAACAGGAGGGAGGTGAAGCTGAACTAGGGCCAGAAGAAGAGGGAAATCCACCTAAAAGAGCCAAACAGCAAAATGCAACTGGAAACACGGAAATCCCAGACCCCAGTGAAAAGTCAGTTGGTAAAAATGGTGCTGAGAATAACTCCCGGTTCAAATGCAATGCTTGCCTAGAAACGTTTTCCAGCAGAACTGCTTTGAGTGTGCATTACAACTCTGCAGCCCATATTCAGAGGATGACAACAGGCTCTTCAAAACAAGCCAGTGAAAATGAGACTCATGCACTCTCAGTTCCTGTCCTGTCTCGGCCATATATATCAAACAAACCCTACCAGTGTGCTGTATGTCGAGTCTCTTACAATCATGCCATCACCCTGGAGAGCCATATGAAATCTGTCTTGCACCAGTCCCGCAGCAGAAATGCTGGCATTGTTGCAAATGCTGCAAACAACGCAGTAGCCACTGCAAGTCTGGGAGGTAGCACCACAACTGTAGTGACCACGTCTGGAAGTGGAACTAGCCAGTTAGTCAACACCACCAACTGTGCTGCTCCTGGGACACTGATGGTGACTGCGGCATCAGACAGAGAGCAGCTCCCAACttcccaagttgctccctcccTACTTACCTCCCCTGTGGCCTCAGCTCAGGCGGTTTCAGCATTTCTCACCCTACTCACATCTAGTCCAAGCACCCTCTCAcactccctccttccttccctcttTGCGGCCGGTGCTGCTCCTGGTGCCACCGTGCCTCAGCTTGTGCCTCAGCCTCAAATGGTCTTGCCCTTGATCTTAAATGGGCTCCAAGCCCAAACCCAGCAGCATCAAGAAAACCAGCAAGGCCAGCTCCTTACCCAGTGTGTGCCATTTGTAGGTCTCAGTACAGCCCAGCAAGCTCTTCTAACCCAAAGACTTAACAGCTTACAGAACCAGTGGCCATCTGCAGGAgtcccaacaaacacacagcactgcCTTGAAGGGCAAAACGAGACTATGAAGACTAAGAAAGAACAAGAAACGCAGGAGATGGatgggacagctgaagagaaggTCTCAGATCAGACCAAGGACAAGAAGAACTGTACTACAGAGAAGGATGATGAGGTTAAAGAATTTGCACAGTGTCCTAATAAAGAAAGCAAAGTAAAGGTTGAGAATGATGATGACCAGAAAGCACATATGGATAGCACAACAGATGGTGAAACTTCAACTAATCAGTTGGACCTGGAAGGTGATAAAGCAGCTTGCCTCAACCTCTCCCCGGTGGAAACAGAGAGGAGCCTCCGGAATAAGAACCTCTCGCCTTCTGCATCAGTGCCCAGCAACTCAAGCCTCAGTCCAATACATTTAAACCTTACACTTAGCCCTGATTCTACTCCTCAAAAATCCCAATCTAGCACTAGCCCTTGTGGCTCTCTTGGAACCCCAAAATCCAGCCCAAGTACAAATGCCttaaccaacaaacaaacccgACCCCATTGTTATACAAAGGGATCCATGTATATAGACCTTCCAACACTGACAGAGTTCCAGATGGAAGTTCTTTGGGCATTCTTTGAATCACGTAGTGAGGCTGATGCTGCAAGTCCACCACATGAGGACTGTGAGGCCCTTGGTCGAGAGGTTGGGTTGTCTGAGGAAGAGGTACGTAGGTGGTTGAGCCAGGCCCGAAATgctaaacagaaacagagagagacagagaatcTACAAGGTTTGGCAGGACTTATGAGGCATGCCCAAAGTTCTGACAATGACTTTGATGACGAAGAAAGGTCACTGGTTATTGCAGAAGGCGAGGATGATGCTGAAGCATCTGGTAGTCAGGCAATAGACTTGTCCAGTACACGAGGCAAACATAGACATAGATATTTGGGAAGGGAGGGTCAGGGAGATTCCTGTCTAACGTCCGACTCAGAAAACGAGGTATATACCTCTGTCATTGTGTCTGATGAGGAAAGTCAGAATGGGTCGGCAAGGGAGGGTCCTGAAAGCCCAGTTAAAGATGAAGCTCAGTGGGAGGTCCATAGTAATAAGGGGTCAGTTGGAGGAAAGGTCCTTCGCTCCACTacagtttttctctctgatGCAGAGGATGAATatgaagatgaagaaggagaaggggaTCAGAGGTCCCAGAGGAAAAAGCGGAAGGGGGAGTTTGAGCATGATGAGGTGGAGGTTAAAAAGGAAAGACAGGACCCGGATGTTGATCTGGAGTTGGAGGCCCAAGCAGATCCTCCAAATTCCCTCTCCCACACCATGGACCACACTGAGATCCAATCTATTGGTATCCACTCACTTCCACTGTCCCTTGCTCCCTTTTCTGCCCAGTTCCTCAGCCCCTATGTCCTCTCGCTTGCTCCTTCAATGGTTGGAGATAGGAGCAAGACACCGATCTTTTCGAACCCACCAACTATCACACGCTTCTCCAGTTCTCTTCTTTCGCAGTCTTTTTCCTCCAACAACCAAACTTCTCACTACTTGTCTAATGGTGGTGACTGTGAGTCAGCTCTGGATCTCAGTATAGggaaaaacaactcaaaatatgcttcctcctcatcctctctggCTGACAAAATTGCAGCACAAAAGGGACAGTTGCTTGATGGACTTGGCCTAAGGCCTACATCTAAAGGTCTGGTAGTTGTCCAGGTGAAGCCAGAATCTATTAATGCCATGTCCTCCTCTAACAGCAGTATGACTCTAGTTAACTGCAACAACATGACAAAGTCTAGTATTTACatgagagcagcagagaaaatgaatgCTACACTATTGGAAAGAGAgcgagaaaaggagagagagaaggagagggagcaggagcagcagcagaggaagtCAAAAGGAAAAAGGTATCGGGATATGCGACGTTCAAGAACCATCATTCAAGCTGAACAACTTGACATTCTGTATGGCTGCTATTTCAAGGACCCAAACCCTGGGAAACATGAGTTTGAACAGATTTCAGAGTGGGTGCACCTTCCAAAGAAGGTTGTTCAGATTTGGTTCCAGAACATGAGGGCAAGAGAACGTAAAGGTGAGGTCCGATTCATCAGTGATGGGACCCTAGCAGCAGTTGGCAAACCTCTTATTAAGTTTACCTGGCCTCTTTCCAAACCGATATTCTCGAACAAGCCACCTCAAAATAATACTGGTTGCATCACAACAACACCAATTGTGCGCACACTCAttaagacagaaagagagccTGTGAAGGAGCTGGGCAAACCTGCTACGCTGAAAAAAATAGCCCCAGTCCCCATCAAGCCAAAGGAAATTGTGTCTTCTACCACAGTCTCTTCTGTGAGCAGCAGTGCGTGTGCAGTGCCAAAGACCAAACTTGAAACCACCAGCAATGCCACTATGGTCAAAGTTGCACCAAAAGTCAGCGCCCCTGTCCTTTTAGCATCACCCAAGGACCCAATCCCCATTGCACCAAGACCTGCCCAGAAAAGAAAGGTAGAAGAGGagagtgaggaagaaaagacTGATGAGGAGAGAGACGATGAAGATGAGATGGGTCCTGGACCAGGGACCACCAACCGTATGGTGCCCAAACTGCCCACAACACCCATCAATAATAGGCCAAATGCTTCAAATGTGgtcacacaaaaacataatgGGCTCAACTACTGGACCTCCAAAGCCCCAATTAAGATCAACACTATTTCAAGAGAACAACTGGctctccccacacacacacctcctcgtaccatcccccctcctcccaccccCAGCATTGCGCCAGTCAGCCCAAATACCCCATGCTCTGGCAAAGTGgccatcccccccacccccgtcATATCTAAACCAAGCCCATCTGAAAGCAGCTTTCTTCCCCATTCATCTAGCCGCAGACCACGCACACACCTGTCCTGCCTACAGCTGTCCATTCTGCAGTCCTGTTATGAGACCTGTGCCCACCCTAATGCCATGGAGTGTGAGGCCATCGGCAATGAGCTCAATCTGCCGCTCAAGGTGGTTCAGATTTGGTTCCAAAACACCAGAGCCAAGGAGAAGCGCTGGAGGCTGCAGCAAGAGAAAATT TCTCCTCTGTCAGGTGGGAAGGTGGACATGAGTTCAGGAAGTTACCTGCAGTACAACGCTCTCAAAGCAAATCGGCCCATCCTGCCCAAACCGGTTCAGCTGACAGTTAATGACACTCCAGCTTCCCCAGTGGCCGGCCAGACAGTGCAAAAGGAGACCCTGACAGGCCGCTGTGAAGCCTGCAATGTCTCATTTGAATCTCGAGCTGCAGCGAGGGCCCATGTCTTCTCCTCACGTCATCTGGCAACCCTGAGAACAACAAATTTTGGCCAACCCTCAACGCTTGTCAACAAGAATGGAACGAGTAATGGTGGACCTGGCAGTGCTGTGCAAGGATCACAGGTCTCTCATTCTACTCCAGTGTCAAGTACTGGTTCTAGTTCCATAGGGGAGATGGTTATTGAGGCACCTACACCGAAAGCTACCAGCAGCTAG